Genomic segment of Sphingopyxis sp. QXT-31:
AGCTGCCCGCCGAAGACCGCGACCGCATCTTCGCCGCGATGTTCCTGATCCTCGGTTCGATCCTGTTCTGGGCGTTGTTCGAACAGGCGGGCTCGTCGCTCAACCTGTTCACCGATCGTTACGTGGATCGCGGCGGGGTTCCGGCCTCGGTTTTCCAGTCGGTCAATGCCATCTATATCGTCCTGCTCGCGCCTCTGTTTGCCGGCCTGTGGACCTGGCTCGGCCGCAAGGGAATGGAGCCATCGACGCCGGTGAAATTCGGCCTTGCCATGCTCCAGCTGGGGCTCGGCTTCTATGCGCTGAAATGGGGCGCGGCGGCGGTCGGGATGGAAAATGCCACCCCCGTGCTTTTCATTTTCCTGATCTATCTGTTCCACACGACCGGTGAACTCTGCCTTTCGCCTGTCGGGCTCAGCGCGATGAACCGGTTGGCGCCGGCGCATATGGCGTCGCTGATCATGGGCACCTGGTTCTTCGCATCGGCGACCGGCAATTTCGCCGCGGGCCTGATCGCGGCAGCGACGGGATCGGAAAAGGCGAGCGGCGAAGGTGCGGGCAAGGCACTCGTCCTCGATGTCTATGGTACGATCGGCCTTTGGGCAGTGGGATTCGGCGTCCTCGTCATCCTGGTGTCGCCGCTGATCAAGAAGCTGATGCACCTCGACACGCTGCGCGATGCCGAGGATCTGCCCGGCCAGAAGGAGCTCGGCGAGCCGCAGGCCGCGGGCGTCCATCCCGACCTGACGAAAGGCTGAAGCATGATCCGGGTCGTGAAAGCCGGCCTTTTGGCCGCGGTGTCGCTGGCGTTCGGGGGTTGCACCGCGAATGGCGGCGAGGTGGAAACGGCGAGCAGCAAGCCTGCCGCGGAGAAATCCGAAAAGCCGGTGAAGTTCGACAAGGATCCCTATCCGTCGACCTACAAGGGATATCCGACACGGCTGACCGTCGTGAAGGGCGTCACCATCTTCGACGGCGAGGGCGGGCGGATCGACAATGGGTCGATCGTGATGTCGAGCGGCAAGGTCTTGTCGCTCGGCGGTCCCGACATGGAACTGCCGACCGACGCCGACGTCATCGACGGCACCGGCAAGTTCCTCACCCCCGGGATCATCGATATCCACAGCCACCTCGGCGACTATCCCTCGCCCAGCGTTGACGCGCATTCGGACGGCAATGAGGCGACCTCCCCGACCACGCCCGAAGTGTGGTCCGAACATAGCGTCTGGCCGCAGGACCCGGGGTTCAGCCGCGCGCTCGCCAACGGCGGGGTGACGTCGCTCCAGATCCTGCCGGGCAGCGCCAACCTGATGGGCGGACGCTCGATCACGCTCAAGAATGTGCCGTCGCGCACGGTGCAGGGGATGAAATTCCCCGGCGCGCCCTATGGCCTCAAAATGGCGTGCGGCGAGAATCCGAAGCGCGTCTATGGCGGCAAGGGGCGCATGCCCTCGACCCGCATGGGCAATTTCGCGGTCAACCGTGCGACCTGGCAGAAGGCCGCGGCGTACAAGAAGAAGATGGACGACGGAAAGGCGGTCGACCGCGACCTCGCGATGGAGACGCTCGCGGGCGTTCTGGCGGGCGAAATCCTCGTCCACAACCATTGCTACCGCGCCGACGAGATGGCGCTGGTGATCGATATGTCGAAGGAGTTCGGCTACAAGGTCTCGACCTTCCACCACGCCGTCGAAAGCTACAAGATCGCCGACCTGCTCGCCAAGGAGGGCATTTGCTCGGCGATGTGGGCCGACTGGTGGGGCTTCAAGATGGAGGCCTATGACTCGGTCAAGGAAAATATCCCGCTGGTGTACAAGGCCGGCGCGTGCACGATCGTCCATTCGGACGACGCCAACCAGATTCAGCGGCTGAACCAGGAGGCCGCGAAAGCGCGCGCCGCGGGGCGCCGCATGGGGATCGACGTCAGCGACGAACAGGCCTGGACCTGGCTGTCGTACAATCCGGCCAAGGCGCTGGGCATCGCCGACAAGACGGGCAGTCTGAAGCCCGGCAAGATGGCCGACGTGGTGCTGTGGAACGGCAATCCTTTCAGCGTCTATTCGCGGCCCGAGAAAGTGTGGATCGACGGCGCGATGCTATATGACGCAATGGACCCCAAGCGGCGGCCGGTGAGCGATTTCGAGCTGGGCCAGCCCGGCGAAGGGGATGTGAAATGATGCGCGCGCTTCTTCTTTCGGCTGCCGCGCTGGTCGCACTTCCCGCCGCAGCGCAGGACGTCGCGATCGTCAACGCCAAGCTCGTCATCGGCGACGGCAGCGCGCCGGTCGAAGGCGGCACCGTCGTCGTGCGCGGCGGCAAGGTCGTCGCAGCCGGAGCGGGCGTGGCCGTGCCCGCAGGCGTTGAGCGCGTCGATGCAGGCGGCCGCTGGGTCACCCCCGGCATCGTCGCGGCGTTCAGCCGCGTCGGGCTGACCGAGGTCGACGCCGTCAGCGGCACCAACGATCGTTCGGCGACCAAGTCGCGCTTTTCGGCGGGGCTCGATATCGCGCCCGCGCTCAATCCGATGGGCTCGCCCGTCGCGGTGAACCGCGCCGACGGCGTCACACGGGCGATCGTCGCGCCGGGGGCGAGCGGCAGCCTGTTCGCCGGACAGGGTGCGGTGGTCGACCTCGCCGACGACAACGACATGGTGACCAGGCCCCGCGCGCTGCAGTTCGTGGCGTTCGGCGAGGACGGGTCGGCAAAGGCGGGCGGCAGCCGCGCCGCGCTGTTCCTGCTGTTCCGCGAGCAATTGCTGGCGGCGCGCAGCTATGCGCGCAACCCCGCGACGCTCGCCGAATGGGGCAGCGACGCGCTGATCCAGCGCGCCGACGCCGATGCGCTGGTGCGCGTGATCGACGGGACGACGCCGCTGTTCGTGCGCGTCGACCGCGCGACCGACATCCTCAACGTCCTCAAACTCAAGACCGAGTTCCCGGCGCTGAAGCTGGTGCTTGTCGGCGCGACCGAGGGCTGGCTGGTCGCGAACGACATCGCCGCGGCGCGCGTGCCGGTGCTGGTGTCGCCGCTGACCGACCTGCCGTCGAGCTTCGAGCAATTGGGCGCGACGCAGTCGAACGCCGGGCGCCTCGCCGCTGCCGGGGTTTCGGTTTCGGTCGGGGTGTTCGACGACGATGACGCGCACAAGATGGGCTATGCGACGCAATATGCCGGCAATCTGGTGGCGCTGACCAAGCTGCCCGGCGCGAGCGGGCTCAGCTGGGACCAAGCCTTCGCGTCGATCAGCAGCGCTCCTGCGCGCGCGGTCGGCATGGACGCCAGCATCGGCTCGCTGCGCCCGGGCCGCGTCGGCGACGTCGTGATCTGGGACAATGATCCGCTCGAACTGGGCAGCCGCCCGGCGATGCTGTGGATCGACGGCAAGCGCCAGTCGCTGGTCACGCGGCAGGACCGTCTGCGCGATCGTTATGCGAACCCGCAGGAAGCTGTGCTACCCAAGGCGTATGACAGGTAAGGCCCGCACCTGACGACCACGCGGCGGACCGGGGAGAAGGAGAGGGAGTCGCTCCATGCAACCGATGTCGTTGTTGATCGTCACGGGCGCCTTGTTTGTCGGCACGCATTTCGCGCTGTCGCACCCGCTGCGCGCGCCGCTCGCCGACCGGATGGGCGAGCGCGCGTTCCAGATCGTCTATTCGATCGTCGCGATCGCGACCTTCATCATGCTCGTCCAGGCGTGGCGCGGCATGCCGCCCGAGCCGCCCTTGTGGGCCGTCGGCGACGGCCTGTGGGTCTTCGCGACACTGATCGTGCTGCTCGCGAGCATCCTCTTCATGGGATCGCTGATCGGCAATCCGGCCTTGCCCGCGCCGAACGCTGCCGCCGCTGCCCAGGCCGCGCCGCGCGGGGTGTTCGCGATCACGCGCCACCCGATGATGTGGGGCTTTGCTTTATGGGCGCTCGCGCACGCGTTGGTCGTGCCGACGCCGGGGCAGATCGTCCTGTCGGCGATCATCGCCTTCCTCGCGCTCGCCGGATCGGCGGGGCAGGATGTCAAGAAGGCGCGGCTGATGGGCGACGCATGGCGCCACTGGGCGGCGCGGACCAGTTTTGTGCCCTTTGCGCGGCAGCTGAGCGGCCGCGGCTCGTGGATCGACGCGATTCCGCGGCCGCATGCGCTGTTCGGCGGGATCGTGCTCTGTATCGTGGCGACCTGGGCGCATGGCGCATTGGGCTATATGGTCGCGGGCATCTGGCGCTGGGTCGGGTGAGCCGGTGAACGGCGAGGCGCATCTCTCGGATCTCGCGCTGCGGCTGCTCGGGCGGCCCTTTGCCGACCTCGACCCCGAAGAGAGCCGCGTGCTGGAGGCGATCGCCAAGCGCGCGCCGACGAGCCGCGACGCCGCCGACCTCGACGATGCGCAGGCGAGCTTCGGCGACCGCCTCGCTGACCGCGTCGCGGCCGTGGGCGGCTCGTGGGGCTTCATCATCGTCTTCACGCTGGCGCTGTTCGCGTGGATGCTGCTCAACTCCGAAGTCCTCCAGCGCTGGGGGCTCGCCTTCGACCCCTATCCGTTCATTTTTCTCAATTTGATGCTGTCGACGCTGGCGGCGGTGCAGGCGCCGATCATCATGATGAGCCAGAACCGCGCTTCGGCGAAGGACCGGCTGGCGGCGAGCCTCGATTACGAGATCAACCTGCGCGCCGAGCTGGAGATCATGCGGTTGCACCACAAAATCGATGTGCTCACCGAGAAGGTAGAGGGGTTGAAAGGTGCGGATTGATCCCGTTTATCGGGTCTTATCTTCGCAGATGTAGCCTCGGCTGCCGCCTCGGCTGCAGACAAGATAGATGCCGTCTTCCGACCGCCGGAGACGAAGGCGCATTCTCTTATTTTGCAGCATTGGTCCATGGCCGATGTAACGGATACTGATGGTAGCCGACCGCGGCGATTGCCCGGAGATGACACGCGCGATCCTCATGCGCGCGGTGAATATAAGATTCAGGCCCCATTCGTCGATGACCTCGTTGTCGAGCGTTTCGACCTTGCCGGTCACGACGAGATATTCCGATAGGTGCTGAGCCTCTTCTGCGGCCGCCCAAGGTGGCACCGTCATCGGCAACGCGACGAGCGTGGAAAGAGCGATAGCCCGGATGATTCCGGGCAACACGCCTTTCCGGCGTCCTGTCAAAGCCGCACCATCCGCATGCCCATTTCGCCGTAGCGCGGCCCGCTGGTGCCGCCCATCGGAGCCGCCGCCTCGATCGCGGCCAAATCGTCGGCATCCAGCGTCACCTCGGCGGCCGCGACGCTGTCTTCCATCGTCGCGCGGCGCTTGGTGCCGGGGATCGGGACGATGTCGTCACCCTGCGCGAGCAGCCAGGCGAGCGCGATCTGCGCTTTCGACACGCCATGCTTGTCGGCAACCGCACCGATCGCATCGACGATCGCGAGGTTGGCAGGGAAATTCTCCTCGCTGTAGCGCGGGTCGTTGCGGCGCCAGTCGTTCTCGGGCAGTTCGTCGCGGCTGCGCACCGCGCCCGCGAGGAAGCCGCGGCCGAGCGGCGAATAGGGGACGAAGCCGATGCCATTGTCGCGGCAGGCAGAGAGAATCTCCTCCTCCACATCGCGTTCCCAGATCGAATATTCGCTCTGCAATGCGGTGATCGGCGCGGCTTTCGCGGCGCGGCGGATCGTTTCGGGGCCGGCTTCGGACAAAGCGATGTGGCGGACCTTGCCCTCGTGGACCAGTTCCATCATGCCGCCGACGACTTCCTCGATCGGGATCGAAGGATCGACGCGGTGCTGGTAGAAGAGGTCGATTGTGTCGATACCGAGCCGCTGGAGCGAGCCTTCGCAGCTGCGCCGCGCATTTTCGGGCGAGCCATCGACCCCGACGATCTGGTTGCCGTCGAACTTGAAGCCGAACTTGGTCGCGATGACGAGGCCGTCGCGCTTGCCCTTGATCGCCGCGCCGAGCAGTTCCTCGTTGCTGAACGGGCCATAGATTTGCGCGGTATCGAAGAAGGTGACGCCGAGGTCGATCGCGCGGTGGATCGTCGCGGTCGATTCGTCGAGGTCCGCGGCCTCGCCATAGAGGATGTTGCCGCCCTTGATCATCGGCATGCAGCCGATTCCGATGGCGGAGACCTCGAGTCCGTGGCCGAGCTTGCGATATTTCATGGCGTCTCTCCTGCGGGTTTGTCGTCGCCGACGCCGTCGGCGGCATATTTGGTGGCGGCGACGTCGCCGATGACATTGCCGAGGGTCCGGAAGATGTCGGGGAAGGTCTCGACCGCGACGAGCAGCCCCAGCGGCGCGACGGGCACCCCCATCGACACCGCAATGGGTGCGATCGAGGTCACGAAGCTGATCGATCCGGGCAGGCTAACCGACGACAGCGCGGCGGCCATCGCGACGCCGAGCCCGACTGCCATTTCCCATGGCGTAAGCTCGATGCCGAACAGCCAAGCGACATAGATGACGACCGCGAGGTTCATCGCGGGGCTGGTGAAACGGAACAACGCGACCGCGAGCGGTAGCACGACGTCGGCCTTTTTGGGATCGACGCCCAGCGCCTCCGACGATTTGAGCATCGCGGGCAGGCTGGCAAGCGAGCTTTGCGTGCTGATCGCGACCGCCAGCGTCGGCACCATCGCGCGGACGAAGCGCGGCAGTGAAATGCCGACGACGAGCCAGGCGAGCAGCAGCCCTAGGATGATGCAGCTGACGCCGATCCCCATCAGGATCAGCACATAATGGATCAGCCCGCCGAAGGCCGCGACCCCCGCCTTGACCGCGAGCGCATAGCCCAGAGCAAAAACGCCGATCGGCGCAAGCGCGAGCACCCAGCCGATGACGATCAGCATCGCGTCGCCCAGCGCCTTGAACAGTCCCGACAGCGTCGCGCGCTGCGGCGCCTCCAGCTTGGTGATGGCAAAGGCGAAGATCGTAGTGAACACGATCAGCGGCAGGATCGCGGTGTCCGCCGCGGCGGCGATCGGGTTGGTCGGGATCAGCGACAGTAGGAAGTCGGCGAAGGTGGGCGAGGGGCCCGCCTCGGTCGTGCCGCCGAGCCCGTGGCGCAGCGCCTCGGCAGCGCTGGCCGAGAGCGGGAAGAGTTTGAGCAGCAACGGCGTCATCAGCAGCGACATCGTTCCCGAAAGCGCGATCGCGCCGAGGAAGATCGCCACCGACCGCGCCGCGAGCCGGCCCGCGCGCGCGGCGTCGGCGGTCGCGGTGATGCCGGTGATCAGCAATGCGACGACCAGCGGCACGATCGTCATCTTGAGCGCATTGAGCCAGAGCAGGCCGACCGGTTCTACAAACGGCAGGATGGCGGTTGCGGCGTCGAGTGATACGCTCTCGATCGCGATCCCGAGCAACATACCCGCGATCAGCGAGCCGAGGATGATCCATGCCGATTTCAAATTCAAATTCCCCCTGGCCGTGCCGGTCTGCTTGCCAATAAAAAACGGGTGACCTACTGCCGTCCCAGGATTGCCGGGGTGGGCTTCACCCGGCTTATTTGGCAGAGGTTGCATGCGCAAGTTTTTCGGCACCGACGGCATCCGCGGGCTGACCAACCAGATTCCGATGACGGTCGAGGTCGCGATGCGCGTCGGCATGGCGGCGGGCGCGCATTTTCTGCGCGGCGCACACAAGCACCGCGTGGTGATTGGCAAGGATACGCGGCTTTCGGGCTATATGCTCGAAAATGCGCTGGTTGCGGGCTTCACCAGCGTCGGCATGGACGTGGTGCAGGTCGGGCCGATGCCGACCCCGGCGATCGCGATGCTGACGCGCTCGATGCGCGCCGACCTGGGCGTCATGCTCTCGGCAAGCCACAATCCCTATTACGACAATGGCATCAAGCTGTTCGGCCCCGACGGCTACAAGCTGTCCGACGCCGACGAGGCGGCGATCGAACTGCTGCTGGCGAGCGAGCCGAAGCTCGCCGAACCCGCGCAGATCGGGCGGGCCAAGCGCATCGACGACGCGCGCGGGCGCTATATCCACGCGGTGAAGCAGAGCCTGCCCGAATCGGTGCGGCTCGACGGGCTGAAGATCGTGCTCGATTGCGCCAATGGTGCCGCGTACAACAGCGCGCCGACGGTGTTCTGGGAACTCGGCGCCGACGTGGTCGCGATCGGGGTCACGCCGAACGGCATCAACATCAACGACAAATGCGGCTCGACTTCGCCGGGCTTGTTGCAGGAAACGGTCGTGGCGAGCGGCGCCGATATCGGCATCGCGCTCGACGGCGATGCCGACCGGCTGATCGTCGTCGACGAGAAGGGCGCGATCGTCGATGGCGACCAGATCATGGCGACGATCGGCGCGAGCTGGGCGCGGCAGGGACGGCTGAAGGGCGGCGGCGTGGTCGCGACGGTCATGTCTAACCTCGGCCTCGAACGCTTCCTCCAGGGGCAGGGCCTGACGCTCGAGCGGACCAAGGTCGGCGACCGCTATGTGCTCGAACGCATGAAGACCGGCGGCTTCAACGTCGGCGGCGAGCAGTCGGGGCATATGATCCTGTCCGATCACGCCACCACCGGCGACGGCACGCTGGCGGGGCTGCAACTGCTCGCCGAGCTGGTCGCGTCGGGCAAGCCGGCGAGCGAATTGCTCCACCAGTTCGATCCGGTGCCGCAGCTCTTGAAGAATGTGCGCTTCGCGGGGGGTGAACCGCTGGGCGACGCGCAGGTGCAGGCGGCGATTGCCGACGGCGAGGCCGCGCTCGCAGGGCGTGGGCGCCTCGTCATCCGCGCCTCGGGCACCGAACCCCTCATCCGCGTCATGGCCGAAGGCGATGACGCATCCCAGGTAGAAAGCGTCGTCGACAGTATCTGCGACGCAGTCAGAAAGGCAGTAGACTAATGTTGGAAATGCGTCCCGATTGCGAGAAGTGCGGCAAGGACCTGCCGGCCAACGCGCACGGCGCCTTCATCTGTTCGATGGAATGCACCTTCTGCGCGAATTGTTCGGACCGGCTGGACGAGATTTGCCCCAATTGCGGCGGCGACCTGCTCGACCGGCCGCTGCGCGAAGGCGCGATCCTGGCGAAATATCCCGGCTCGACGGTGCGAAAGCATAAGGCTTGACCGCACGCGTCCTGATCGTCGCCGGCTCCGACAGCGGGGGCGGCGCGGGAATCCAGGCCGATATCAAGACGGTCACGATGCTCGGCGGCCACGCGATGACCGCGATCACCGCGATCACCGCGCAGAATACGCTGGGGGTTGAGGCGGTCCACGCCATCCCGACCGAGATGGTGACGCAGCAGATGCGCAGCGTTGCCGAGGATATCGGGGTCGATGCGGTCAAGATCGGCATGCTCGGCGGCGCCGACAATGCGATGGCGGTCGCCGAGGAACTGATCTCCGGCGTCTATGGCGAGAGCTTCGTTTTCGATCCGGTGATGATCGCGACGAGCGGCGCGGTGCTGGCCGACGACCGGACGATCGCCGCGATGGAGGTGCTCGCCGAACTCAGCACCGTGGTGACGCCGAACCTGCCCGAACTCGCCGCGCTGTGCGGCCGGGTAAACCTTGCCGACGACGCGATCGAGGGCGAGGCGGTGGCCTATGCGCAAAAGGTCAACGCGGCGGTGCTGGTCAAGGGCGGGCATGGCGCGGGCGAGACGATCACCGACCGGCTGGTCACCGAACATGGCACGATCGCGCTGTGGGAGGCGCCGCGCATCGACACGCGCAGCACCCACGGCACCGGCTGCACGCTGGCGAGCGCGATCGCCGCGGGGCTGGCGCAGGGCATGCCGCTCGAGCCCGCAGTGGCGCGCGCGCGCGATTTCGTGCGGCTGTCTTTGCTCGACGCGCCGGGGCTGGGGCAGGGGCATGGCCCGATGGGGCAGCAGGCGGTGCGCAATGACGGCCTGTTTACCGGCCCCGCGCTCAACCAGATCACCTTGCCCGCGAGCGACTATGCGGCTTCGGTCGCCTTCTACAAACAGATGGGGCTGACGCAGATCGTCGACAGCCCCGACAATGGCTATGCGCGCTTCGAGGCGATCAACGGCGTGACCTTGTCGATCCATGTCGGCGACGGCGCGGCGGGCGGCGCGACCGTCTATCTGGAGAGCGGGGCGCTCGACGCGTGGGTTGCCTATCTCGCGCGCCGCGGCGTGCGCTTCGACCAGATGCCCGCCGACGAGGACTGGGGCTGGCGCGAAGCGCGGCTGACCGATCCCGCGGGCAACCGGCTGTGCCTCTATCAGGCGGGCGAGTATCGGAGATATCCGCCGTGGCGCATATGATCGTCGGCGTCGACGAAGCGGGCAGGGGCCCGCTCGCGGGGCCCGTGGTCGCGGCGGCGGTGCTGCTCTGCGAGGGCGGCATCCTGGGCCTCGACGACAGCAAGAAGCTGACCGCGAAGCGCCGCGGCGAACTCGAAATCGAGATCAAGGCGCGCTGCCGCTGGGGCGTCGGCGAGGCGAGCGTCGGCGAGATCGACCGCATCAACATATTGCAGGCGACCTTCCTCGCGATGACGCGCGCGGTCGAGGCGCTGGGCGTCGAGCCCGCCGAAGTGCTCGTCGATGGCAACCGGCTACCCCGGTGGCGCTACAC
This window contains:
- a CDS encoding amidohydrolase, which encodes MIRVVKAGLLAAVSLAFGGCTANGGEVETASSKPAAEKSEKPVKFDKDPYPSTYKGYPTRLTVVKGVTIFDGEGGRIDNGSIVMSSGKVLSLGGPDMELPTDADVIDGTGKFLTPGIIDIHSHLGDYPSPSVDAHSDGNEATSPTTPEVWSEHSVWPQDPGFSRALANGGVTSLQILPGSANLMGGRSITLKNVPSRTVQGMKFPGAPYGLKMACGENPKRVYGGKGRMPSTRMGNFAVNRATWQKAAAYKKKMDDGKAVDRDLAMETLAGVLAGEILVHNHCYRADEMALVIDMSKEFGYKVSTFHHAVESYKIADLLAKEGICSAMWADWWGFKMEAYDSVKENIPLVYKAGACTIVHSDDANQIQRLNQEAAKARAAGRRMGIDVSDEQAWTWLSYNPAKALGIADKTGSLKPGKMADVVLWNGNPFSVYSRPEKVWIDGAMLYDAMDPKRRPVSDFELGQPGEGDVK
- a CDS encoding amidohydrolase family protein is translated as MMRALLLSAAALVALPAAAQDVAIVNAKLVIGDGSAPVEGGTVVVRGGKVVAAGAGVAVPAGVERVDAGGRWVTPGIVAAFSRVGLTEVDAVSGTNDRSATKSRFSAGLDIAPALNPMGSPVAVNRADGVTRAIVAPGASGSLFAGQGAVVDLADDNDMVTRPRALQFVAFGEDGSAKAGGSRAALFLLFREQLLAARSYARNPATLAEWGSDALIQRADADALVRVIDGTTPLFVRVDRATDILNVLKLKTEFPALKLVLVGATEGWLVANDIAAARVPVLVSPLTDLPSSFEQLGATQSNAGRLAAAGVSVSVGVFDDDDAHKMGYATQYAGNLVALTKLPGASGLSWDQAFASISSAPARAVGMDASIGSLRPGRVGDVVIWDNDPLELGSRPAMLWIDGKRQSLVTRQDRLRDRYANPQEAVLPKAYDR
- a CDS encoding NnrU family protein; the encoded protein is MQPMSLLIVTGALFVGTHFALSHPLRAPLADRMGERAFQIVYSIVAIATFIMLVQAWRGMPPEPPLWAVGDGLWVFATLIVLLASILFMGSLIGNPALPAPNAAAAAQAAPRGVFAITRHPMMWGFALWALAHALVVPTPGQIVLSAIIAFLALAGSAGQDVKKARLMGDAWRHWAARTSFVPFARQLSGRGSWIDAIPRPHALFGGIVLCIVATWAHGALGYMVAGIWRWVG
- a CDS encoding DUF1003 domain-containing protein, which encodes MNGEAHLSDLALRLLGRPFADLDPEESRVLEAIAKRAPTSRDAADLDDAQASFGDRLADRVAAVGGSWGFIIVFTLALFAWMLLNSEVLQRWGLAFDPYPFIFLNLMLSTLAAVQAPIIMMSQNRASAKDRLAASLDYEINLRAELEIMRLHHKIDVLTEKVEGLKGAD
- a CDS encoding aldo/keto reductase yields the protein MKYRKLGHGLEVSAIGIGCMPMIKGGNILYGEAADLDESTATIHRAIDLGVTFFDTAQIYGPFSNEELLGAAIKGKRDGLVIATKFGFKFDGNQIVGVDGSPENARRSCEGSLQRLGIDTIDLFYQHRVDPSIPIEEVVGGMMELVHEGKVRHIALSEAGPETIRRAAKAAPITALQSEYSIWERDVEEEILSACRDNGIGFVPYSPLGRGFLAGAVRSRDELPENDWRRNDPRYSEENFPANLAIVDAIGAVADKHGVSKAQIALAWLLAQGDDIVPIPGTKRRATMEDSVAAAEVTLDADDLAAIEAAAPMGGTSGPRYGEMGMRMVRL
- a CDS encoding dicarboxylate/amino acid:cation symporter, producing the protein MKSAWIILGSLIAGMLLGIAIESVSLDAATAILPFVEPVGLLWLNALKMTIVPLVVALLITGITATADAARAGRLAARSVAIFLGAIALSGTMSLLMTPLLLKLFPLSASAAEALRHGLGGTTEAGPSPTFADFLLSLIPTNPIAAAADTAILPLIVFTTIFAFAITKLEAPQRATLSGLFKALGDAMLIVIGWVLALAPIGVFALGYALAVKAGVAAFGGLIHYVLILMGIGVSCIILGLLLAWLVVGISLPRFVRAMVPTLAVAISTQSSLASLPAMLKSSEALGVDPKKADVVLPLAVALFRFTSPAMNLAVVIYVAWLFGIELTPWEMAVGLGVAMAAALSSVSLPGSISFVTSIAPIAVSMGVPVAPLGLLVAVETFPDIFRTLGNVIGDVAATKYAADGVGDDKPAGETP
- the glmM gene encoding phosphoglucosamine mutase, yielding MRKFFGTDGIRGLTNQIPMTVEVAMRVGMAAGAHFLRGAHKHRVVIGKDTRLSGYMLENALVAGFTSVGMDVVQVGPMPTPAIAMLTRSMRADLGVMLSASHNPYYDNGIKLFGPDGYKLSDADEAAIELLLASEPKLAEPAQIGRAKRIDDARGRYIHAVKQSLPESVRLDGLKIVLDCANGAAYNSAPTVFWELGADVVAIGVTPNGININDKCGSTSPGLLQETVVASGADIGIALDGDADRLIVVDEKGAIVDGDQIMATIGASWARQGRLKGGGVVATVMSNLGLERFLQGQGLTLERTKVGDRYVLERMKTGGFNVGGEQSGHMILSDHATTGDGTLAGLQLLAELVASGKPASELLHQFDPVPQLLKNVRFAGGEPLGDAQVQAAIADGEAALAGRGRLVIRASGTEPLIRVMAEGDDASQVESVVDSICDAVRKAVD
- a CDS encoding DUF1272 domain-containing protein, which translates into the protein MLEMRPDCEKCGKDLPANAHGAFICSMECTFCANCSDRLDEICPNCGGDLLDRPLREGAILAKYPGSTVRKHKA
- the thiD gene encoding bifunctional hydroxymethylpyrimidine kinase/phosphomethylpyrimidine kinase is translated as MTARVLIVAGSDSGGGAGIQADIKTVTMLGGHAMTAITAITAQNTLGVEAVHAIPTEMVTQQMRSVAEDIGVDAVKIGMLGGADNAMAVAEELISGVYGESFVFDPVMIATSGAVLADDRTIAAMEVLAELSTVVTPNLPELAALCGRVNLADDAIEGEAVAYAQKVNAAVLVKGGHGAGETITDRLVTEHGTIALWEAPRIDTRSTHGTGCTLASAIAAGLAQGMPLEPAVARARDFVRLSLLDAPGLGQGHGPMGQQAVRNDGLFTGPALNQITLPASDYAASVAFYKQMGLTQIVDSPDNGYARFEAINGVTLSIHVGDGAAGGATVYLESGALDAWVAYLARRGVRFDQMPADEDWGWREARLTDPAGNRLCLYQAGEYRRYPPWRI
- a CDS encoding ribonuclease HII is translated as MIVGVDEAGRGPLAGPVVAAAVLLCEGGILGLDDSKKLTAKRRGELEIEIKARCRWGVGEASVGEIDRINILQATFLAMTRAVEALGVEPAEVLVDGNRLPRWRYTARAIIGGDASHACISAASIIAKEHRDRFMVAAARDFPHFGWETNMGYGTAHHLAALRQHGPTPLHRTSFAPVAQMQLV